One window of the Babesia bovis T2Bo chromosome 2, whole genome shotgun sequence genome contains the following:
- a CDS encoding phosphatidylinositol glycan Mannosyltransferase (PIG-M) family protein yields the protein MLDNFLRSVPLADRDPVGYMIQTYFPPRVLLYIASTFIHVFLAIYSSVHDTVFEVKYTDVDYNVFTDAARLLLKGESVYDRHTYRYTPLLALLVTPNVFLHRSFGKLLFSVFDLLAGYMLEGLLEYKSNYLLSLWLLNPFVIIISTRGNADCIICFLVIATLYFVRRGQIVYGAIFYGLAVHFKIYPVIYALPFVLYFSLGDMNISKGKCSLLTKIWNVISSFVNHNLFVFGTVSISVLLLCTIVSYYCFGDDFLYESLLYHYVRKDHRHNFSIFFNLMYHLVDSDKKINNILTFIPQFVCLFSYGLLGHRDLELSMFLQTVSFVALNKVITCQYHLWWMCLLPLVLSKHVFSRGALLVQRVAIFAFVVANAAWLFYAYGLEMKGYNTYNMLLFCSVAFVVSQMSMGWLFLRQRVSKLSVEGESQQH from the exons ATGCTTGACAATTTCTTGAGGTCGGTCCCTTTGGCCGACCGTGACCCTGTGGGTTACATGATTCAGACTTATTTTCCTCCTCGTGTGTTACTTTACATAGCATCTACCTTTATTCATGTATTTTTGGCTATTTACAGCTCTGTCCATGACACAGTGT TTGAGGTCAAGTACACTGACGTTGATTATAATGTCTTTACTGATGCAGCTCGTCTATTGCTCAAGGGTGAATCTGTATACGACCGTCATACATATCGCTACACACCCTTGCT TGCATTATTAGTTACTCCTAACGTCTTCCTTCACCGTTCTTTTGGGAAGTTgttattttctgtttttgACCTTCTTGCTGGTTACATGTTGGAAGGTCTTTTGGAGTACAAGAGCAACTACTTACTTTCTTTATGGCTATTGAATCCATTTGTAATAATCATTTCTACTCGGGGCAATGCTGACTGCATCATATGCTTTTTGGTTATCGCTACTCTTTACTTCGTTCGTCGTGGTCAGATTGTCTATGGTGCCATATT CTACGGTCTTGCTGTACACTTCAAGATATATCCCGTGATATATGCACTTCCTTTTGTGCTATACTTTTCCCTTGGTGACATG AACATCAGCAAAGGCAAGTGTTCTCTTTTAACGAAGATTTGGAATGTCATATCGAGCTTTGTGAACCACAACCTGTTTGTATTTGGTACTGTGAGCATTTCTGTCCTTTTATTGTGCACCATTGTTTCTTACTATTG CTTCGGTGATGACTTCCTTTATGAGTCTCTTTTGTACCATTACGTGCGCAAGGACCATAGGCATAACTTTTCTATATTCTTCAATTTGATGTATCATTTGGTTGACTCTGATAAGAAG ATTAACAATATTTTGACCTTTATTCCGCAATTCGTTTGCCTATTTAGTTACGGTTTATTGGGTCACCGTGACCTTGAGTTGTCTATGTTTCTACAG ACTGTATCTTTCGTTGCATTGAACAAGGTTATCACATGTCAATACCATCTTTGGTGGATGTGTCTGCTTCCGTTGGTTTTGTCTAAGCATGTGTTTTCACGTGGCGCATTGCTTGTGCAGCGTGTTGCTATATTTGCTTTTGTGGTAGCTAATGCCGCTTGGCTTTTCTATGCGTATGGCCTTGAGATGAAGGGTTACAACACTTACAATATG CTTTTATTTTGTTCCGTTGCTTTTGTGGTATCGCAGATGTCGATGGGTTGGTTATTCCTGCGTCAGCGTGTATCAAAATTGTCCGTGGAGGGTGAATCGCAGCAACATTAG
- a CDS encoding XPG I-region DNA excision repair family protein — protein MGIKGLWDAVAAAGVSSRVELLRGKKVAIDASFWISHCLASEAALRRGNDIYGVFFLRICYLLEKRIYPIFVFDGRTPGAKRRTLLMRNMSRARRTRNLKLLAFKALAVQMKHLAKPNNKRLFKPTNFMTKKPSIPLRELRKISSGLDVSETNQQAPSDSPILAIADIPTVNSNDNLFSSDDEFVEDLALSAEVITDDATGNGSNAKILAMPRSYTALKMRQQSGTNVEINADTTENLIDDSYFTSSPYSYSSRGSHRSKNCVELPLDCRINPESYERLPADVRYQIMQQIKEAWMYDDRVNLQQMKSSLSAFSNLQVESYLRDVEINREIEKIKHSLSTRALPDGLIKSDPDASVENPVEENATGPVFDYNSNEFMRPRRTRGFLNDLSCNMAPDLYSNPLNTVVKSEPEPEVYDDSLFMRDSDIFGDLVKSESDEFEELERDQFVDTLDKFDVTEENPIKSEMDDRLYPPYTPELPEGLNVDKPDSSLIETTDTCGSDMAKSAHPLTPGDVEPKSNEIKDSDTLTSTSEFSGSDNTSDYDSSSVSSRESHISDTKDLSASKVESLSIASSPGNIPLDDEDLWDAVDSDSSLHGDATDGLPCSESNIASDNGPPSETEECIRETSDSGTPLPISGVPPLEVDSTNVGDNAEPTQLYTNDWQYRDFLEMENKISRMDRSQYRMDEWDKVPALLDLFGVPFIVAPSEAEAQCAHLNNTGLCFGVISDDSDTLAFGAKRVFKNFYSGNVFEVYVADRILHELGLGRNEIALLAILCGCDYTPGVRGIGVVNALEVIKAFPTFDDLYEFRRWATSDCDITTVTQDTCPLKQAYKESHVNYRMHWSFGSDFPNREAYNLLLSPVVSSTFKPKWRTPDYDGIMRFMSKHSALPASEMTTCMSKLRGGDDFDGYILEDFVPEIHSRSHVKGKRSLRLNRKLLRDRMSSFRDFLSSREKRRSRKAGSRRSASRSAATTHERVAYIRSKRMLDSIEGIRRRVQGVIESPS, from the coding sequence ATGGGTATTAAGGGGCTGTGGGACGCCGTTGCGGCTGCAGGGGTTTCATCGCGTGTTGAGTTGTTACGTGGTAAGAAGGTTGCTATTGATGCTAGTTTTTGGATAAGCCATTGTCTTGCTTCTGAGGCTGCTCTTCGTCGTGGTAATGACATATATGGTGTCTTTTTCCTTCGTATTTGTTACTTGCTTGAGAAGCGTATATATCCtatatttgtttttgaCGGGCGTACTCCCGGTGCTAAGCGTCGTACATTGTTGATGCGTAATATGTCTCGTGCTCGGCGCACGCGAAACTTGAAGTTGCTTGCATTCAAGGCTTTGGCTGTTCAGATGAAGCACCTTGCTAAACCAAATAACAAGCGCTTGTTCAAGCCCACTAATTTTATGACGAAGAAGCCTTCTATTCCATTGCGTGAATTGCGCAAAATATCCTCTGGTTTGGACGTCAGTGAGACTAATCAGCAGGCTCCTTCAGATTCACCCATTCTTGCTATTGCAGACATTCCAACTGTGAACAGCAATGACAATTTGTTTTCTTCGGATGATGAGTTTGTTGAAGACTTAGCTTTGTCGGCTGAGGTAATTACTGATGATGCAACTGGTAATGGTTCGAATGCCAAAATTTTGGCTATGCCTAGGTCTTACACTGCTCTTAAGATGCGTCAGCAGTCTGGGACAAATGTTGAGATTAATGCTGATACCACTGAGAATCTGATCGATGATTCTTATTTTACCTCTTCGCCTTATAGTTATTCCAGCAGGGGCTCGCATCGTTCTAAAAATTGCGTAGAGCTTCCTTTGGATTGTAGGATAAATCCTGAGAGTTATGAGCGTTTGCCTGCTGACGTGCGTTATCAGATTATGCAGCAGATAAAGGAGGCCTGGATGTATGATGACCGTGTTAATTTGCAGCAAATGAAATCCTCTTTAAGTGCATTTTCGAATTTACAGGTTGAGAGTTACCTTCGTGATGTTGAGATTAACCGTGAGATAGAGAAAATTAAGCATTCTCTTTCCACGCGTGCTCTACCTGATGGTTTGATTAAAAGTGATCCCGATGCTTCTGTCGAAAATCCTGTTGAGGAGAATGCTACTGGCCCTGTTTTCGACTACAATAGTAACGAATTTATGAGACCTCGTCGTACGCGCGGCTTTTTAAATGACTTGAGTTGCAATATGGCACCTGATTTGTACAGCAATCCTTTAAATACGGTAGTTAAGTCTGAGCCTGAACCTGAGGTTTACGACGATTCGTTGTTCATGCGTGACAGTGATATATTCGGAGACCTTGTTAAGTCTGAATCCGACGAGTTTGAGGAACTCGAGCGTGACCAGTTTGTTGACACATTGGACAAATTTGACGTTACTGAggaaaaccctatcaagTCTGAAATGGATGACCGACTTTATCCACCATATACGCCTGAATTACCGGAAGGGTTGAACGTTGATAAGCCTGATAGCTCACTAATAGAAACCACGGATACCTGTGGGTCTGATATGGCCAAGTCGGCGCATCCACTAACTCCGGGAGATGTGGAACCCAAATCTAATGAAATCAAAGACTCCGACACTCTGACCAGTACTAGTGAGTTCTCAGGATCTGACAATACTTCTGACTATGACAGTTCATCTGTTTCGTCGCGTGAATCTCATATTTCTGACACGAAAGACCTATCCGCTTCTAAAGTCGAATCGTTATCCATTGCCTCTTCACCCGGCAATATACCACTGGATGATGAGGACCTTTGGGATGCCGTTGACTCGGATTCCTCTCTCCATGGTGATGCTACAGATGGGTTACCATGTTCGGAGTCTAACATTGCGTCAGATAATGGACCGCCCAGTGAAACGGAGGAGTGTATAAGGGAAACCAGTGATTCAGGAACACCGTTACCAATATCTGGTGTGCCTCCCTTGGAAGTTGACTCCACAAACGTGGGTGATAATGCTGAACCTACTCAGCTGTATACCAACGACTGGCAATATCGCGATTTTCTCGAAATGGAGAATAAAATTTCGCGTATGGATAGGAGTCAGTATCGTATGGATGAGTGGGACAAGGTACCAGCATTGCTTGATCTATTTGGTGTTCCCTTTATTGTTGCTCCTTCGGAGGCTGAAGCTCAGTGCGCTCATTTGAACAACACAGGGCTCTGTTTTGGTGTAATTTCAGATGATTCGGATACTCTAGCTTTTGGCGCGAAGCGCGTTTTTAAGAACTTTTACAGTGGTAACGTGTTTGAGGTCTATGTTGCCGACCGTATACTGCATGAACTAGGTCTAGGTCGCAATGAGATTGCTCTTTTGGCTATTTTATGTGGTTGTGACTACACGCCTGGTGTCCGAGGTATAGGTGTGGTAAACGCGTTAGAAGTGATAAAAGCATTTCCCACCTTTGATGATTTGTATGAATTCCGTCGTTGGGCTACTAGTGATTGTGATATTACCACTGTAACACAGGATACATGCCCTCTTAAGCAAGCTTACAAGGAATCTCATGTAAACTATAGGATGCATTGGTCATTTGGGAGTGACTTTCCCAATCGTGAGGCGTACAATCTGCTGTTATCTCCTGTTGTGTCTAGTACGTTCAAACCTAAATGGCGCACGCCTGATTATGACGGTATTATGCGTTTTATGTCCAAACATTCTGCTTTACCGGCTTCTGAGATGACTACATGTATGTCTAAGTTGCGTGGTGGCGATGACTTTGACGGTTACATTTTGGAGGATTTCGTTCCTGAGATTCATTCTCGTTCTCACGTTAAAGGTAAGCGCAGTCTTAGGTTGAACCGTAAGCTTTTGCGTGACCGCATGTCATCATTTCGTGACTTTCTTTCATCTCGCGAGAAGCGCAGGTCGCGCAAGGCGGGTTCGCGGCGTAGTGCTTCTCGCTCTGCGGCCACAACCCACGAGCGTGTTGCTTATATTCGCTCTAAGCGTATGCTTGATTCCATTGAGGGCATCAGGCGTCGTGTTCAGGGTGTTATTGAATCACCCTCTTAA
- a CDS encoding Galactose oxidase central domain family protein gives MGTAARPRFGHSVDAFIATAEHDQPNEQNQGDTDHSTPEMGSRESKNVYIDTLELYQRKIKLKERITKLIRPRQGENVDETYEKIINAEESKQVIHGIWNMEQSDRFWNTLMKEDEVNFPLANINPATVYDYATGKCKTELNFKTTHFKALLKDRMPTRSDEAMKQGHTQDKELVLAMFGGAIPSEEQMQACNGKLSISNILDTIYDLEVSNELYVVTAYPKCGMWNPVQTKGTPSARAFHAATVIYTDIDTPFLCVTGGFGEQRSLTDMTLNVLPLQNQMEDASWIVVNVTGKLPTNRYGHVMAQVGEYLTIFGGTDGKELLNDLWVLEMNTGSFVDGSRVSANEWKIVDIIGPVPSPRSFHSAVKIGMDPPNPLIIYGGITDDDSSRLYALGMDNHGELRWAILPITAKGPIERRAFHSMTYGNGEIVITGGEDYTSEYPTVHQCLVYHMEARELQFTEESLPFTGHRSILINRRMSHFGGLKNIASTVYLEHIAEPNTGDETQDIANTIERNYIEEIMNRLREAEEERINNTTEEPCKNSVCAMQHQIKIPDVEHPPIPVTSTRPQRQAAKICAQKIEEAAARSLANEMQRMNDNNLEPTQPTEHSTTTQ, from the exons atggGAACTGCAGCGCGCCCGAGGTTCGGCCATTCGGTGGACGCTTTCATCGCAACAGCAGAACACGACCAACCGAATGAACAAAACCAAGGTGATACTGACCACAGTACCCCCGAAATGGGCTCCAGAGAGAgtaaaaatgtatatattgataCATTAGAGCTATATCAAAGGAAAATCAAACTGAAAGAAAGAATAACAAAGTTAATACGTCCAAGGCAAGGTGAAAATGTAGATGAAACATACGAAAAAATCATAAATGCAGAAGAATCTAAACAAGTAATACATGGAATATGGAATATGGAACAAAGCGATAGATTTTGGAACACACTAATGAAGGAAGATGAAGTCAACTTCCCATTAGCTAATATCAATCCAGCAACTGTCTACGATTATGCTACGGGAAAATGTAAAACAGAGCTCAATTTTaaaacaacacattttaaaGCACTTCTAAAGGATAGGATGCCAACGAGGAGTGATGAGGCTATGAAACAAGGACATACACAAGACAAGGAACTTGTGTTGGCCATGTTTGGTGGAGCTATACCGTCAGAAGAACAAATGCAAGCTTGCAATGGAAAGTTAAGCATTTCCAATATACTAGACA CCATATACGACCTTGAGGTATCAAACGAACTGTACGTAGTAACGGCATATCCAAAATGTGGAATGTGGAATCCAGTGCAGACGAAGGGGACGCCATCTGCCAGAGCATTCCACGCTGCAACGGTCATATATACTGATATAGATACTCCATTTCTCTGTGTAACTGGGGGATTTGGAGAGCAACGGTCACTCACAGATATGACCTTAAATGTCCTGCCGTTACAAAACCAAATGGAAGATGCAAGTTGGATAGTTGTCAATGTCACAGGAAAGTTGCCAACAAATAGATATGGCCATGTAATGGCACAGGTAGGAGAGTATCTAACAATATTTGGAGGTACCGATGGTAAAGAGTTATTGAATGACCTCTGGGTGCTTGAAATGAACACAGGCAGCTTCGTGGACGGATCTAGGGTCTCTGCAAATGAATGGAAAATAGTAGATATTATCGGACCGGTGCCTTCACCAAGGTCATTCCACTCTGCAGTGAAGATAGGAATGGATCCACCAAACCCACTCATTATATACGGTGGGATAACAGATGACGATAGCTCCAGATTATACGCACTTGGGATGGATAACCATGGAGAGTTGAGATGGGCAATACTACCCATAACCGCCAAAGGACCCATAGAACGAAGAGCATTCCATTCCATGACATACGGAAACGGAGAGATCGTCATCACCGGTGGAGAGGATTACACATCAGAGTATCCTACAGTACACCAATGTCTCGTATACCATATGGAAGCGCGCGAATTACAATTCACCGAAGAATCACTACCATTCACAGGCCATCGCAGCATACTTATAAACAGAAGAATGTCACATTTTGGTGGATTAAAAAATATTGCATCCACAGTATACCTGGAGCATATCGCAGAACCAAATACAGGTGATGAAACACAGGACATAGCAAACACAATCGAAAGAAACTACATAGAAGAGATAATGAATCGACTCAGAGAAGCTGAAGAAGAAAGGATAAATAACACGACAGAAGAACCGTGCAAAAATTCAGTATGCGCAATGCAACATCAAATTAAAATACCAGATGTGGAACACCCACCAATACCAGTGACATCAACCAGACCACAACGCCAAGCAGCTAAAATATGCGCACAGAAAATCGAAGAGGCAGCAGCAAGAAGCCTGGCAAATGAAATGCAGCGCATGAACGATAACAACCTCGAACCAACCCAACCCACAGAGCATTCAACGACAACTCAATAA
- a CDS encoding tRNA (Guanine-1)-methyltransferase family protein, translated as MMEEVNPVPVSNSDGSCSQSFPQESDKKRLPRSQKKKLAKERYREKRREKRREKRKERNQRESRELKKILENMTEEQKNEYLADKKRREAQLKVQQEIFLQDAHDHGMPICLNLNFYTIMNEKELKSLARQVSYIYSCIKKQQAKIKLILAGLDSNSILYTYLQLYDIDRWKVHKHAQDYWDVIDKKEIIVLSPDANEEIEIVDPTKTYIIGGLVDVNVKKKLTLTQAVEHGLVTRALPIKKYFPNCKKKILNISAVFGILIMRANNHTWEEAFQTWIPIRARRDNTKDIIN; from the exons ATGATGGAAGAAGTGAACCCAGTTCCGGTGTCAAACTCTGACGGCTCCTGTTCCCAATCGTTTCCACAGGAAAGTGATAAAAAACGATTACCAAGAAGTCAAAAGAAAAAATTGGCAAAGGAAAGATATAGGGAGAAAAGGAGAGAGAAACGACGCGAAAAGAGGAAGGAAAGAAATCAACGAGAAAGTAGGGAACTAAAAAAAATCTTAGAAAATATGACTGAAG AACAAAAAAATGAGTATTTAGCTGATAAAAAGCGGAGAGAGGCTCAACTAAAAGTACAACAAGAAATATTCCTACAGGATGCGCATGACCATGGCATGCCAATTTGCCTGAATCTTAATTTCTATACCATCATGAATGAAAAG GAATTGAAAAGCTTAGCAAGACAAGTTTCCTACATATATAGCTGCATCAAAAAACAACAGGCTAAG ATAAAGCTCATATTAGCCGGACTAGATAGTAACAGCATATTGTATACCTACTTGCAATTATATGATATTGATAGGTGGAAG GTGCACAAGCATGCTCAAGATTACTGGGATGTTATCGATAAAAAGGAAATAATTGTCCTCTCACCAGATGCGAATGAAGAAATTGAAATCGTAGATCCaacaaaaacatatattatcGGAGGACTAGTAGACGTTAACGTAAAGAAGAAGCTAACATTAACACAAGCGGTTGAACACGGATTGGTGACAAGAGCGCTACCAATCAAG AAATATTTCCCAAACTGTAAGAAAAAGATACTGAACATATCCGCTGTGTTCGGTATACTCATTATGAGGGCAAATAACCATACGTGGGAAGAAGCCTTTCAAACATGGATTCCCATAAGAGCACGCAGAGATAACACAAAAGATATTATTAATTAA
- a CDS encoding DNA-directed RNA polymerase Transcription factor S-II (TFIIS) family protein: protein MALFCPLCHSVLFFSCNPPQTSTFSCMRCVYELPISRRYHKSTVYTQFEKEIPRSPHSVNEFEHAPKIIAVCPSCHNKEAYFMSIQTRSADEPMTQFFVCTACRHRWKE from the exons ATGGCGTTATTTTGTCCGCTTTGTCACAGTGTATTGTTTTTTAGTTGCAACCCTCCTCAAACATCTACCTTTTCTTGTATGCGTTGTGTTTACGAGCTACCTATATCGCGTCGTTACCACAAGTCTACTGTGTACACTCAATTTGAGAAGGAGATTCCTCGTTCTCCTCATAGTGTGAATGAGTTTGAGCACGCGCCTAAGATTATTG CTGTATGTCCTTCGTGTCATAACAAGGAAGCTTATTTCATGAGCATCCAAACTCGTTCTGCTGACGAGCCCATGACTCAGTTTTTCGTATGTACGGCTTGCCGTCACCGTTGGAAGGAGTAG
- a CDS encoding putative integral membrane protein: MNVPGFIPLNNNEEDANNEMHTYLHLSILLTVMTIVLLYGSNISNRDIAYTKRRPTGLKLTELSMPTIKIKLHKSLTLPRTVYQLPNLEKTINIEASRIIDIEKNSTLTWTRNSPTAINLYPSVNPYGLAGLYMNSNNEEYGYTALLRLPYEICKEQTYSWTCQKQDEYDNTYCIVVMQSKWLEPLLKVAQNAAETQTIDITGRMVKGTFCGNPMLQRIAAGNNAVYLLNHKNDPKNVKSDHLLCKYNTDAKELSLCYDIRIRNMEATMPQALIYVRQNDTLVCPQYIADERLHISTFDGQELNDKVMYKPLPISSGFLIHTDSYEGNVIFHGDLSIYEVDTVLNLQTGTDVTISS, from the exons ATGAACGTCCCAGGTTTCATACCATTAAATAATAATGAGGAGGATGcaaacaatgaaatgcaTACCTACCTGCACTTATCCATACTATTGACAGTTATGACAATCGTATTGCTATATGGCTCCAACATATCAAATCGCGATATCGCATATACG AAAAGAAGACCGACAGGACTCAAACTGACGGAACTGTCTATGCCAACGATAAAGATCAAACTACACAAATCGTTGACACTACCAAGGACAGTATACCAACTCCCAAACCTCGAAAAAACAATCAACATAGAGGCTTCGAGGATAATAGATATCGAAAAGAACAGTACATTAACATGGACTAGAAATTCACCAACCGCAATTAACCTATACCCATCGGTTAACCCATATGGACTTGCAGGATTATATATGAACTCAAACAATGAAGAATACGGTTATACAGCACTACTCAGATTGCCATACGAAATATGCAAAGAACAGACGTATTCATGGACATGCCAAAAACAGGATGAATACGACAACACATACTGCATAGTTGTCATGCAGTCAAAGTGGCTTGAACCGCTCCTCAAGGTAGCACAAAACGCAGCAGAAACACAGACAATAGACATTACAG GGCGGATGGTCAAAGGCACATTCTGCGGAAACCCAATGCTACAACGAATCGCAGCAGGAAATAATGCCGTATACCTACTCAACCATAAAAACGATCCCAAAAACGTCAAAAGTGACCACCTACTGTGTAAATACAACACCGATGCAAAAGAACTGTCACTGTGTTACGATATCAGAATACGAAACATGGAAGCAACCATGCCACAAGCATTGATATACGTCCGACAAAATGATACACTAGTATGTCCACAATATATCGCAGACGAAAGGCTTCACATATCTACCTTCGATGGACAAGAGCTAAATGACAAAGTTATGTACAAGCCCTTGCCAATCAGTAGTG GATTCCTTATACACACAGATTCCTACGAAGGaaatgttatattccaCGGAGATCTCTCAATATATGAGGTCGATACTGTGCTAAACCTACAGACAGGAACCGACGTCACAATTAGTAGCTAA
- a CDS encoding Tim10/DDP zinc finger family protein encodes MARESSFDSADMNTALNLLVLSMLNDQVKKVCFGKCFGNKFGEVMNKSEQICIAKCMDRMYEAHTILSQAAAEAAKNIGKGQ; translated from the exons ATGGCACGCGAATCTTCTTTCGATTCTGCGGACATGAACACCGCGTTGAACCTACTCGTTCTATCTATGCTGAATGAC CAAGTGAAGAAAGTATGCTTTGGTAAATGTTTCGGCAACAAGTTTGGTGAAGTGATGAACAAGAGCGAACAGATTTGTATTGCTAAGTGCATGGATCGTAT GTACGAGGCCCACACCATATTGTCTCAAGCTGCTGCTGAGGCTGCTAAGAACATCGGTAAAGGGCAGTAG